A genomic region of Corticium candelabrum chromosome 6, ooCorCand1.1, whole genome shotgun sequence contains the following coding sequences:
- the LOC134180976 gene encoding G protein-activated inward rectifier potassium channel 2-like has translation METTSGKSATNIQSSDENSPLVQVSDPSGSTLSYATRKPFRLISKDGDSLVTNVRVENKFILYLKDLFTTLLHLPWHWLILAFGAVYMLSWIGFALIWWALSAAKGSDERPCTTNVHNFSTAFLLSVETQTTIGFGDVIISSSCSVGLIVLSLQCLFGILLDAIMMGVIFTKVARPRERGQTVVFSDKAVIVLNHEDDYFYLMCRVGDIRKSHILEAHIRASLYHKEEHWESTSEQSRISIRCEDLDVGYDTGRDRIFLLLPVIVRHKIDSNSPFYKMSPEDLQSAHIEVVINLEGTMEATGMITQKLVSYIPDEIFWGFRFKPVVCVKDGMAHADFSLLNDILPDPGTPQCSAEIYFERQIERST, from the coding sequence ATGGAGACCACGAGCGGTAAAAGTGCGACAAACATTCAAAGCAGCGACGAGAACAGTCCACTTGTTCAAGTTTCAGATCCGTCTGGAAGTACTTTGAGTTATGCGACTAGAAAGCCATTCCGCTTGATCAGCAAGGACGGAGATTCCCTGGTGACAAACGTGAGAGTCGAGAACAAATTCATTCTCTACCTTAAAGACTTATTTACTACATTGCTACATCTCCCCTGGCACTGGTTGATATTAGCATTTGGCGCCGTTTATATGTTGAGTTGGATTGGTTTTGCACTCATCTGGTGGGCCTTGTCAGCAGCTAAAGGGTCTGATGAGCGTCCATGTACTACAAATGTTCACAACTTCTCTACTGCATTTCTTCTCTCAGTTGAAACTCAGACAACGATCGGGTTTGGAGATGTCATCATATCTTCCTCTTGTTCTGTAGGACTAATCGTGCTGTCACTACAGTGTTTGTTTGGCATTCTATTGGATGCGATTATGATGGGAGTTATCTTTACTAAGGTTGCTAGACCACGAGAACGAGGCCAGACAGTTGTGTTTAGTGATAAGGCGGTGATTGTACTTAATCACGAAGATGATTATTTCTACTTGATGTGTAGAGTTGGTGATATTAGAAAGAGTCACATATTGGAGGCTCATATACGAGCATCACTCTATCATAAGGAAGAACATTGGGAGTCTACATCGGAACAAAGTAGAATTTCTATACGATGTGAAGATTTAGATGTAGGGTATGATACTGGTCGGGATCGAATCTTTCTTCTGCTTCCTGTCATTGTACGACATAAGATTGATTCCAACAGTCCGTTTTACAAAATGTCGCCAGAAGACTTACAATCTGCTCACATTGAAGTTGTTATCAACTTGGAAGGTACGATGGAAGCAACGGGAATGATCACTCAGAAATTGGTGTCGTACATTCCAGATGAAATATTTTGGGGTTTCAGATTCAAACCTGTAGTTTGTGTCAAAGATGGAATGGCACATGCTGACTTCTCATTACTGAATGATATTTTGCCAGATCCAGGAACTCCACAGTGCTCAGCAGAAATATATTTtgaaagacagatagaaagaagCACATAA